Within Kiritimatiellia bacterium, the genomic segment CCAGTTCTCGGCCTCGGACTCCGTCTGATCAAATCCCGCGAGGATCGCTTCCATCGTCTCCGGTGCCATCGCGGACGGCAACCGCTGCTGCCGGGCCCACGCCTGCAGAACCTTCCGCACCGCGATGCCGCGCGCCCATGCGCCGAACGGCCGCGAAGGGTCGTACTCGTCAAACTTCCTCCACAGCACCATCGCCACCTCCTGCACGATGTCTTCGCGCAGGTGTGGATCGCGCACCATCGAGCCGACCACCGCCGCGATTTCGTCCTGGTGGC encodes:
- a CDS encoding sigma-70 family RNA polymerase sigma factor, translating into MESADRHERFLAQFLRHQDEIAAVVGSMVRDPHLREDIVQEVAMVLWRKFDEYDPSRPFGAWARGIAVRKVLQAWARQQRLPSAMAPETMEAILAGFDQTESEAENWAEREAALEHCIGKLPQRSQRLLDLRYREGLSLQAIAERLSSTLDAVNKALSRLRRALRECVEQRLAEAGG